A single genomic interval of Alligator mississippiensis isolate rAllMis1 chromosome 15, rAllMis1, whole genome shotgun sequence harbors:
- the LOC132245784 gene encoding SLAM family member 5-like has protein sequence MPRRPGELPHISVPDQRYRGKVRLFDQNYSLEISTLTMQDAGEYRLRENRKGINIYECSYLLNLYVRLPELEISTRLTREVDGTCNVTFTCRAGEPDPHTTYTWAHLGGGAVVTPGKSLLVQHQPGDEDSPVTCTATNPVSNSSATASPKAACEGTALAPSLSYCRTKGLILLGVLVPGILAMHMLTRRKPRHAHHEESTSGRGPR, from the exons ATGCCGCGGAGGCCTGGAGAGCTGCCCCACATCTCCGTGCCAGACCAGAGGTACAGAGGTAAAGTGAGACTCTTTGACCAGAACTACTCCCTGGAAATCAGCACCCTGACGATGCAAGATGCGGGCGAATACCGGCTGAGAGAAAACAGAAAGGGAATTAATATATACGAGTGTTCCTACTTGCTGAATCTGTAcg tgCGTCTGCCAGAGCTGGAGATCAGCACCCGCCTGACCAGGGAGGTGGACGGCACCTGCAATGTGACATTCACCTGCCGCGCTGGGGAGCCCGACCCGCACACCACGTATACCTGGGCCCACCTAGGAGGAGGTGCCGTGGTCACCCCCGGGAAATCCCTGCTCGTGCAGCACCAGCCTGGAGATGAGGACTCACCTGTCACCTGCACGGCCACAAACCCCGTCAGCAACAGCTCGGCCACAGCCTCCCCCAAGGCAGCTTGTGAAG GCACCGCCCTGGCCCCATCACTGTCCTATTGCCGTACCAAGGGGCTCATCCTGCTGGGGGTGCTGGTCCCCGGGATCCTGGCCATGCACATGCTCACCAGGAGGAAGCCGAGACATGCTCATCATGAGGAGTCCACCTCAGGAAGGGGGCcaagatga